A single window of Chitinophaga sp. XS-30 DNA harbors:
- a CDS encoding helix-turn-helix domain-containing protein, with translation MLSAKDKKKLKEFGSHVKAIRQSKEAKLLELHVTGELDSSVISKIERGEKNITLTTLLKLAHVLDVPPKKLLDIEGF, from the coding sequence ATGCTTTCTGCAAAAGATAAAAAAAAGCTGAAGGAATTTGGAAGTCATGTGAAAGCAATAAGGCAATCCAAAGAGGCTAAATTACTGGAGCTGCATGTAACCGGTGAACTGGATAGCAGCGTCATCAGCAAAATCGAACGAGGGGAGAAAAACATCACCCTCACAACTCTTTTAAAACTCGCACATGTGCTGGATGTACCACCGAAGAAATTGCTGGATATAGAAGGATTTTAA